One genomic window of Biomphalaria glabrata chromosome 9, xgBioGlab47.1, whole genome shotgun sequence includes the following:
- the LOC129928126 gene encoding uncharacterized protein LOC129928126 — protein sequence MYKLVTLLVAAFAFCDAANVAKRDEQCTGLLQCASYLSDLETSSFGSLPDEEQYEQLCRKNDDLQKCIDDNKDDCEDNTFLNMVMRGAEALNFICSAEGKEGLDSISDSPCVNDQTALLSAQEGMGECVQNFELELQLATFTAISNDEGMQSVNVCSYFDQLRICTLGTLENHCGQNFGNFAKRLVDIYNQPIADQIGCGQQARQIRTLKSRLVPLIISGVRRRR from the exons ACGCAGCGAATGTAGCCAAGAGAGATGAGCAATGCACTGGGTTGTTACAGTGTGCTTCTTACCTGTCGGACTTAGAAACATCCAGCTTTGGTTCCTTACCAGATGAAGAACAATACGAACAACTATGTCG GAAGAACGATGACCTACAAAAGTGTATAGACGACAACAAAGATGACTGCGAAGATAATACTTTCTTAAACATGGTCATGAGAGGAGCTGAGGCGTTAAATTTCATTTGTTCGGCAGAGGGCAAAGAAG GACTAGATTCTATCTCAGACTCTCCATGTGTCAACGATCAAACCGCTCTCTTGTCAGCCCAAGAAGGAATGGGCGAGTGCGTGCAAAATTTCGAGCTTGAGTTGCAGTTGGCCACTTTTACCGCCATTTCTAATGACGAAGGGATGCAGTCAGTCAATGTCTGTTC CTACTTTGATCAACTGAGAATTTGCACTCTAGGAACACTGGAAAATCACTGTGGCCAAAACTTTGGCAACTTTGCTAAAAGACTTGTGGACATTTACAACCAGCCGATTGCTGATCAGATAGGCTGTGGTCAACAAGCTCGTCAGATCC GTACTCTGAAATCGAGACTCGTTCCCTTGATCATCTCTGGTGTCAGAAGAAGACGTTAA